The following is a genomic window from Miscanthus floridulus cultivar M001 chromosome 14, ASM1932011v1, whole genome shotgun sequence.
TATAAACACACAAGGAAAATGGACGCCTACCTCTCAGAGAATCTACTGGGAAGTGAACTTTCATAATCAGACTCCtctggatcagtggcatgagccCTCCGTTTGTTCACATAAGGTTTCATTTTTCCACCATGGCCTCGGTTTCTCCTTTTATTCAAGGGTAGCTGCATTCACAATTCCCTCATAAGTCATAAATGTCCAAGATAGAGATGCCCGTGGATAAAcaaagcaagagagagagagagaggggggggttTGAAAAAAGTGTATTTTACCTGGCCATCATTCTTCTTCTGCCCACTAAACTTGGGAGATGACTTCGAACAGTGTTTGCGGCTCACATGTTCCCCCTGCTCATCCTCATCCACCGGACCTATACACACAAATGAAACATAACAAATCAGTGACTGCTTGTATCAATGAATGTTATGACCGACGTCACGTATCAACACCAGGGCCAACCTAGTGGCTAGGCCACACCGGTGGCTAGAGGGCTAGGCGCTCAGGATAGGCTATCTTTAGATATTTTTCCTATTTCCATAATTATAGGATCGTGATTGATTTGCTTGTAAGGTGAAGGGATAAATACCCCTTGACTCTTTTGGAAATAATGAAGCAAGGTAATATTCTTTCCTGGCCTCAAGGGCCATCTACCGagcctcccttctccctctcgtgATCATGCGCGCCCGCTCACCCTAGCGCCGCTGCCCCTCGTCACCACGGCACCAACCCGGTGACGGAAATTATgacctcagcctcccacctcgtACCCCTACGCTCTTCGCAGTTGCGGTAGGATCCAGGATCCTGCCAGTGAACAACTATAGAAGATTTAACGACTGATTTATTCTAATTGATACTCCGCATAGATAGCATGCATTCCTGTGATACATGAGCCCAAATTCTCCCAATCCACCTTTAACCACTTGTAGTCTTTTTTTTTCGTGACAGTGCCTAGACACGTATTAACCACTTGTAGATGTGCAAGGTTAAAAAATGATAACGACAGCAAGCGTAGGAAACTTACTGAAATCGTATATGCCCTTAGAAGCAGAAGGAAGATCCTGTCCCAAACCAACATCAGCCTGCAAACCAAACGAGAAATGGTACTCTGAATAACCAACGCGATGTAGCTCATAAAGGGAGCGCACAAAACCTAGGCACACACTTCAAGAACTGAACACGCACAGATAATCAAACAACACAGCTTGATACAAGAATACAGCTCGATACAAGAGCACAGGAGCGAGATAGGGATGCATGTGGATCAACAAAGCAAGAGTTGAAAAAAGTGTATTTTACCTGGCCATCATTCTTCTTCTGCCCACTAAACTTGGGAGATGACTTCGAACAGTGTTCATGGCTCACATGTTCCCCCTGCTCATCCTCATCTACCAGACCTACACACAAATGAAATATAACAAATCAGTGACAGCTTGTATCAGTGAACAGCTACAATAGATTCAACGACTGTTTTGTTCATTGATACTTCACAGGGATAGCATGCATTCCCGCGATAAACTCAATAACCCCATGCCATGAGCCCAAATTCTCCCAATCCAGCCTTAACCATCCGCGGATGTGCAAGGTTAAAACTGGTAACGACGGCAAGTGTAGGAATCTTACTGAAATCATCTACGCCCTTAGAAGCAGAAGGAACATCCACATCCGGTCCCAAACCAACAGCAGCCTGCAAACCAAGCGAGAAATGGTACTATGAATAATAACTGATGGGATGTAGCTGACAAAGGGAGCGAACAAAACCTACGTAGAAAGTGCACAGATAATCAAACACCACAGCTCGTTTTCGTTGCaagagcacaggagcgagctagcaGGTGTGCGTACCTTGGCCACCGCACGGGGGAGTCGGAAGTGCGGCCCGTCATCAACCTGCGTGCCGGGGCCAAAGCGCCGCTCTAACTCGTTGCGTGGCTCCTCAAACCTTTGGCGGCCGCCTGGAGATGCGGGGGCTTGCGACGCTGGCCCTGGGGAGTCGGAGCTAGCATCGACCGCGCCGTCGTGAGAAAAGGCGGACAGAAACACGCTATACCAGTCGATGTCGCTCCGCCTCCGCACCATTGTTGCCGCCAATCAGCCTGCGATCGGGGTGGAGGGGGAGATTCAAGTGGGAGTAGCCGCGTAGGTGGTATGGGACTGGCCTAGACTAGAGGGTTTTGCGTTCTGGAGTTTTGTGCGAGGGAAACACACGCAAGGAGCGTGAGGAGAAGAAATGGAGGTTTGCCGCTTAATTTTGTCGCTCAGCTTATGCTGAGAGGAAGATTCGGCTGCGGCGTGGGTGTGGGTTCGATAGTGCTAGGCCTTGTGGGCCTGGCGTTAGTTACCAGACACAGGTAGGTAGGTCTAGACCCGCTAAGGTCATGTTTGGATCCAAGCAGCCAATTGGCACTCCCTTTGTCTCGTATATGTGTAGCTTTCTAACCAGGTACAACAAAGATTCTCTAAACCTAGACATACGGTGTGTATGGGTACATGGAACATGCTATGAATCTAGACACTTAAACATACTGCAAGAACGACAGATATAGTGGGACAGAGAGATTTAATAATTAGCTCCTTTAAATTCAAATGGGATCCAGCTAATAGTTTAGCTGATTGTTAGCTAATACCCAATTAACAATTATTTCATTAGTTGGGCAAAACAAACTAATAGTAATTAGCTGCTTTCAATCCAAGCAAGATCTAGCTAATAGTTTACAAGCTAATAGTAATTAACTGCTTTGAATCCAAGGAGGATCCAACTAACAGTTCaactagctaattgttagctaataCCTAATTAACAATTATTTCACTAGTTTAGCAAAACAAGTCAATAGTAATTAGCTACTTTGAATTCAAATGGGATACAGCTAATAGTTTAGCTGATTGTTAGCTAATACCCAATTAACAATTATTTCACTAGTTGGGCAAAACAAGTTAATAGTAATTAGCTACTTTGAATCCAAGCAGGATCCAGCTAATAGTTTAGCTAACTGTTAGCTAATACCCAATTAACAATTATTTCACTAGTTGAGcaaaacaagctagtagtaattAGCTGCTTTGAATCCTAGCAGGATCCAGCTAACAGTTTACCTAATTGTTAGCTAATACCTAATTAATAATTATTTCACTAGTTGGGCAAAACAAGCTATAGTAATTAGCTGCTTTGAATCAAGCATGATCCAGCTAATAGTTTAGCTATTTGTTAGCTAATACCCAATTAACAATTATTTTACTAGTCGGGCAAAACAAGCTAATAGCAGTTAATAGTTAGCTATGAGCTAGCAGCTAGCTAACTATTACTattaatggatccaaacagggcctaagtatgCTAAAGGGCTGGCCAGGCTAAAGGGACGTGTGAGGTCAGATTGTTAGGTTTTGGTTAAAAAATTGAACAAAATTCAGAAGGGTTCCTGCAAACAAATCcggaagaggttgctgcagttCCCTCTTGAAGAGTAGTGAAATTTATGGGTGCATTGACCTGATGAAATTGATGAAACAATGACATGTTAGGATCGGCAAACGGTGTGGAATAGCTCAATGCAATCCATTAGTTTCATGTGCTCACATAGTCACACGCAAACAGCAGCACATATTTACAATTTGAAGAAGATTCATACTAGCTTAGGGAAACGTCACAGACATTGCATTACATGGCCCAACAAGAGGCTAGGGCAACTACATCTGGGAACAAATACCACATAACCAGCACTAGATAAACAGATCACTCGACGACATTGTCAGTTGTCACGCATGCTGTCAGTTGCTGTGTACATGCAGCGCAAACAGGACAAGCCTCAGTTCACTGGTTCCGAACTCCATGAGCAGCCAGTCCTTCCTCATGTCACGGACAATGCATTACATGGCCCAACAAGAGGCTAGGAAATTACATCTGGCAAACGAATACTACGATAACCAGCACTAGATAAACAGATCACTCGACCACATTGCCAATTGCCACGCATGCTGTGTGTCAGTTGCCGTGTACGTGCAACGCAAACAGGACAAGCCTCTCAGTTCACTGGTTCCTGATCTCCAAGAGCAGCCAGTCCTTCCTCATGTCCTCAGGCAGCGCCATGAGATGATCATCGCGGATAAGCGTAGCTGTACGCCCTCAGTAAATCAGCACATTCCTTGCTGTCATTCTTCGCAGCAGGACGAGCAACCCTTTTGCAATTGCCATCAACCTACCAAACAGAACACATGTTCGTTAATACTTTGTCAACCATGTCTTCGGCATTTGCAATTATTCACATCGATTGCTACATTCCAAATTTCCTCATCATAGTTTCAAGAGATGCCTACTGATAATAAAACAAGATAAAGGAAAGACACTACACTATAGGATACCTGCACatgattcttcttctttcttccaaCTAAAACAGGAGGAGATGACTTCAAACAGTATTTACAGTTACAGGGCACATGTCCCACCCGCTCATCCTCTTGATCTACAACACATAACACATCACTGACAGTTTGTATTAATGAACTGGAAGCACAATCAACAACCCTTCAATTCATACTAGTACTCCAAGCAAATAGCCAGCATTTTCTGAGACAAATTTAACCCATCCCATGAGCCCAATATTTCCCAATCCATTTGTTGGGAATGGTGGACGTACAAGGTTAAAAATTATAGTGACAACTGGTAGACACAATTGTGGAAATCTTACTGGGTTCCCCCGCGGCTGTTCGTCGTCCGACGACGCCCTCCTGACGGACCTCGCCCCAGCCCACACCAAATTTCACGCCCAGCCTATACATGTACTCAAGTCTCAAGTCAAGAGATATGCCATCATatattatactccctccatcccaaattataagtcattccaagaatcttggagagtcaaagtttttcaagtttgaccaaatttatataacaaaataataatatttatcataccaagtaagtatcattagattcttcattagttatatttttatattatacctatttgatgtcatcaatctctgtgtttctctctataattttagtcaaacttgaaaaagtttgactctccaagattcttggaatgacttacaatttgggatggagggagtatttttttagataatagaTTTCGTTAATCCGGCCTTCATATCCCCGAAGCCAAAAGAAATCCAAGAGCACTTAAACTCACACCTCAACAAAGAgaacacaaaaaaaaagaaattctTTTTTACCTCGGCACATCCCTGCTTCCCGACATCCTCTCCTGAAACAGCCAGATTGAGTGAGTGGAAGTCGTCAAGTTGCCGCCATCCCCTAGTGCGGCATCGTTGTGAACCTCCGCCGTTGCCATTTTCATCCGCTTCAAGTGAGCTGACACCACGTATCAGATCAGACACGAGCCGATAGGATCCGCTGCCGCTTTGTCAGATTCCAGGCCTCCGCCGCCCATAGGCACCCCACGTCATCTGGATGGCCGTTGCCTCTGCTGGAGTCCTCTGTAGGGCTGCCGCTGGGGACATGATCCGCCTCCTCCTCGCTGATCCTTGCACCAGCGCTTAGGCCACCACTGCCACCAATGGATCGATTGCCGGGAGCAAACAATCACCACGCCCGTATGCAGCTGCCGCCACTCAATGACCAAGCCGTCCACAAGCAGCCTGCACGCCCTAGACGCACCGCCATCGTGTAGCCCACGCTGTCCATGTGCTGCTTGAGCTCCCTAGGTGCACCACCACGCACGGCCGCCACCGCCACTACCAAACACTAGCTGCCCACCATATGCTCGCCGCGTcgcccgagccgccgccgccacaccaTCAAGCGTGGCCGCCACAAGCCTTGCCGACGTAGATCCGGGCCAGCGACAGCTTAATGAAAACCGGATCTAGCAGCTCACTGGTGTCCACCGTCTTCGTCATCCGGCCAGCCATGCTGGGACATGGCGCCGATGGCTTCACACCGCGGATACGGGCGGGGGGCAGCCAGATCGAGCCGCAATGGCACTGAACAGACGCTACCAATGCTAGGACCTCGACCGCTGGATCAACTGGAGACAGCACCGGGAGAACACAACCGCGGGCACCGCTGACCGCGTGGACTCGCACACCGCGTCGTGGCCCTCGGCGCTCCCCACCGCGGCCTCCAGCACGCGGAGCGCCTGCCATGGGGACGTGCACACAGCGGCCGGCACGGCGCCGAGTCGGACAGCAAGCCCCGTGCGGCCTCCCGCCGCCTCAGGCATCGCCACCACGCCTGATAGATCCAGGCAGGGGAACGCCGGATCTGCACGCACCAGGACCTGTAACACGCGAGGAGAAAGAGTGAGGAAGACAGAGCAAGAAGGAGAAGGCGTGTTCCCGTTTCAGTAGCGTATTTTTTATGTATTATAAGTCATTTACGTTTTCGTGTTACACTGTCAAGTGGGCCTAAGAAGCCAGCGTCAGTATCAGGCACATAAGTGCCATAACTCTGTAAGAAACCTTCAGACATATTCAGAAATCGAAATCGCCTAAGGCTGAGGGCTGTCCTCGCCGGCGTTCCTCCGTATCTCATACTCAGCTTCCGTGCTCACGTCAACGGCGACTCGCCGGCAGCCAAGGGCGTCACAGGGCCTGGATCTGCGCCGCAGTCCATCGACCGCTGGCTACCGCCCCACGCGACCAAGGCATGTGGCCGAGAGCTCCACCAATAGGGAAGAAGGAGAGCAGGCGACGCGCGGCGCGGGGGCCAGGTGCTGGAGCGGGCGGCGAGCTGGAGGATTAAAGATGCATGTTTGGCCACCCATGGCCCAAGCATATGTTGATTTCCTCAAAGgaaccaaaataaataaatacgcCATTGCTATAAATATCCGATACAAGATACTTTCGAgcccatgcccatgcccatgGACTTCCTACCGAAAAATGGCTTCCAGGAGCAAGGGCCCGATCGAGAGCAGGGAAGAAGCAGGTCAAGCATCGCCAAGCACTGCATGCTAAGTTTTCGGTTTATCGAAAGGTTCAAAACAAATTAACAACAGGTACCTGACCTAACTGGACTCAACGTCTGGCCAGCGGCAACAGGCACCTCAGAATAGCATACAACATCTGTCACTATTTCCCATCTTCCTGAGAACGCAAGAGGTACCATAGTTTTCTTTAACACAACGAACAAAGATGTCTAGTTCAAATACTGCTCTTAGTTCTTACTATTTTCGAGAGAAATGTTCTATGAATGCCCTGCGTGCATTCCCGCTGGATACGCCGCTGCTCCGACACCAATTGTCAAGTGGCAAAGTTATTGGTCGTCTGTAAACTCTTGTGATCCACACCTTGGTCCCAGTGATCTCACAAACTGCATCTGGAACTGGCATGCTACCAGTGACCTCCTCATCCCCCTCCGATCTTTTGACACCGCTGTCACTAACTACATCAGGAATTGGCATGCTACCCATGACCTCCTCAGTCCCCTTCAATCTTTCTGGCGATGCAAGTACAATCGATTTGCCTTCTTTCTCAGCTTTTGAGCTGCTGGAATCTGTTTTTACTGTACCTTTTTTGTATCCATACTCCATACTTGCTTCTCCGGATGCCAAAACCTTGATGCATTCGTTAGTCTTACCAATGTCTCCAAACTCCGCACTTGCTTCGTCTGATTCTGCAACACTAATGCCTTTTATACTCTTAGCAGCGTCACCCACCTCTACGACCATTTTTGAGCTGTCGTCTGCTTCCAATCCCCCATCCTTTATGCTGTCATAGCCCTCAGGTGCATCTGCTTTTGATATAGCATGATCCAGCCTGGCACTTTCAAATTCTTCCAGCAGTAGTTCTCTTATTCTCTGCCTTAGACCAGATGCTTCTTCAGGTTTGAACCAACTACGATTAAACTGTGGAATACACAAGTCAAGTATAAACATCTCAGTCAGTCTTAAAAGCTCAAAGAAACAGCATGGCAAGAACTGAACAAGTACAGAAAGCAGGTGGCAGCACTAACCATGCCAAGTTTATCGGTTGTGAACCATGCTGGTGCCTCTTTTATAAACTGTTCAATATAGTAAAGCATGAAGATACCACAGTCGAACGTATTATTCTGCTGCGGAACCTAGCAGTTGTTAAAACCATGTTATATTGATTTACGAGTAAACTGTACCAAGTAATCGCAATCTCAACAAATATTTAACGCAAACACCTGGAAACCTCACTACCGGAAAagcactatttgccgagtgtttttatgtttgccgagtgcatttcctcagggcactcggcaaacaagccctttgctgagtgctgcgaaaaaaacactcagcaaaataaatgcactcggcaaacgatgcaaaaaacactcggcaaagttcgacactcggcaaactacaaaaaaaacactcggcaaaactaggcactcggcaaagaaatatgtttgccgagtgtaactatttggcactcggcaaatattttttttttcttctgaccttgaaactttttctactctcaacatacaacatgtggtattccatgttaaaatttggtatatttgtggatctgtttgctatattatttaatttattgtatttttaGGAAATTTttcgtataagtcaaatttgaactataagtgattcaaataatagaataaaatgagtagaaaaaatgatattcatgttattgagtccagtgtgaggcgtcacccaggaaatgaaaagaaattttgaacatcttgttcaggaaacacgaccacgaacgtgtggccaaatggcttttaaattctaaaaaaagcaaacgaagtctaaaaatcatgagatttgtcatgatgtgatgatatcatacgtggaggctgtggtaaaaaattgagaaggttttgcacaATTTGTCATGTACCATGTTTACAAACCCAAGCAtcacagaagaagaatcgtagcgttgagaaggaatcGGTAAGATTtgaagtcaaagtgacggtcgaattggggtttgacttcaaaactttttatataggcaatagagaacatagattgtttcatgtgaaattttgataattttttggatccgtttgataattttaatttattaagtgcaattatagaattttaattgatataaattaaatttgagctgtaactgcataaaataataggaatcatattcgtagaaaaatcatatatatatatatatatatatatatatatatattgttgagtcaatttgacaaggtattttcaaagtacatcgaacaaaaaaggaaaaacacGTTATGAAAAACaaggaaataaaaaataaataatatatttgCTGAGTGCCTCAAACCCTAGACATTCGGCAAAgattagtttgccgagtgcttgtgaTCTGACAATCAGCAAAGccatctttgctgagtgtcctcgatccgacactcggcaaaggcttcacATTATAAAAACACTaggccgccgccccctccctcccaccctcccctccctctcccggcgccgccgccccctcccctcactccctctcccgctgccccctcccctctctctccagcgccgccccctcccctccctctccaggTGCCACCACGGCTGGCAGTGCGGCTCTCTCCGGCGAGCGGTGCAGCTTCTCTCCTCGCGTTGCGCCGAAGGCCGGATCCTAGCAGGAGAGGGCGGATCCCGGTGGCCGGAGGCCGGATCCGGTGGGGAGAGGCCGGGCggacgtggtggtggcggcggcgagcatggtggtggcagcgggcgtggtggtggcggacgtggtggtggcgggcgtggtggtggcagcggcgtgctGGTGGCGGCGTGGTGGCAGCGGGGCGCGTGGTTGCAGGCGGCGAGCCGCGGGTGGGCAGCGGCGCGGCCGAGCCGCGTGCGGGGTGGgcggttttttttatattttttcaatttttttttgccgagtgtcggttttagcactcggcaaagtctttaccgagtgcacaatagaaaacactcggcaaagaaacctttgccggcACTGTATACGTCGAGtgacgtttgccgagtgtaacactcggtaaaggctttgccaaATGTTTTTTAGGCTTCGCCGTGTGCCGTGGACACACGGCAAAGCTGGGCATTCCGGTAGTGTCTATAAACCAAGAGGAACTGGAAGCACTTTATTATAGTGTTACTTTACAACAATGTTAAACTGTATGTACCTGGACAGTTTCCTTGCGTATATCACTTGGAAGGCACGGCCATGCTGGCTCTGCAACGGATAAGAAGCGCCATTCCTTTTCAAGGTACCTGCAACATGTAGTTGATGCTGTCAGTGTTGTGCAGAGTACAGTAGGTCACTTACACTAAAACTCAGCAGCAAGCAAGTCGGCCATATTTTGGAATTTCTTGGTTCTGAATAGCAAGAGTGAAAAATAGCTAAAATTAGCTGGATAACTATAGCTGAGATTGTTACTTGCCTCTCAACTGTGTTCAAGATCTTAGCACTGTGATGCATCCCTAGGGAGTCCAGATGAAGTATGATTGGTTCTGAAATTCTCTCTTTTGGAGGAAGGCAAATGATTACCAAGCTCCAGTGCTCCCTAGTTTACAAACGCAAATAGGAAAGTCCCCATAAAATATACTATATCAAAAGGTACAGCATGAAAAACATGATTGTAAGTTTCAAACGCATTCAGCATATGCTGAAAGGCAAGAGATGATGTAAATGTCTTATCCAGTATCAACTTACTTCGCATGGATCGGCAAGATGATATATGCGTTATTGAATATATTgacacctttccaccatcttctcaACTTTGGGAAGTCACGCTAGAAGAAAATCCAACGggagaaatatttttttttcatataAGATAACATGTTAAGGTAATAAAAAACATGATGAATAAACAAGTAGCACAGAAGATAATGTCAACACATGAACACAAAAGAAATGAGAGAAGAAAACCAGGAGAGATTTTCTATTAGAAAAATAAGATGATCAAATT
Proteins encoded in this region:
- the LOC136504612 gene encoding uncharacterized protein: MKMATAEVHNDAALGDGGNLTTSTHSIWLFQERMSGSRDVPRLGVKFGVGWGEVRQEGVVGRRTAAGEPNQEDERVGHVPCNCKYCLKSSPPVLVGRKKKNHVQVDGNCKRVARPAAKNDSKECADLLRAYSYAYPR